The genomic window CCGCCGACGCTCCAGGACGCGTGGTAGCGGGGCATCCAGGCCCGCTCGGCCCGGCGCTCCACGGCGCTGCCCTGGATGTTCATGGCGACGTCCCACGACCCGTACAGCGCGCCCCACACCAGCAGCACGAGGCCCAGCGCCACTACGGTCGGGGCGAGCGACAGCCCCACGAGCACCCCGCAGGCCGGAAACGCCGTGGCCGCCACGACTGCCCGGCTGCCGAAGCGTCGGGACAGCCGGCCGGTCGCCGGCATGGCCAGCAGCGAGCCCGCACCCGGTCCGAGCAGCGCCAGGCCGAGCGCTGCGGAACCGGCCGCGAGCTGGTCCCGGACCGTGGGAAGCCGGGACACCCAGCTGGCCAGCAGCACCCCGCTGAGGGCGAACACCAGCGCAGTGGCCAGCGCCGCCGTTCGCAGCCGCGGGTAGCCGGTCACGGCGCCTCGACCACCACGTCCACCCGCCCCTGGCCGCTCGGCTCCGCGTGGAAGCCGAGCCCGCCGAGCATCTCGATGACGCCGGCACGGTTGGTCGGCTGCGCGCCGTCCAGCAGCAGCGCACGGGCCAGCCGGCCCTTGGTCGCCTTGTTGAAGTGGCTGACCACCACCCGGGACGTCGGGTCGCCGGGACGGCGCTCGTGCAGCACCCGCACCGACACGGTCCGCCGAGCCGGCTCGCCGGTCGGGCGCCACATCGCGGCGTAGGCGCTCGAGCGCAGGTCCAGCACCAGACCGCTGCGGCCGGCCGCCGCGGCCATGACGTCGTCCAGGGCCGCCCGCCACAGCGACGCCACCGGGCCGACGCCGGGCAGGCTGACGTCAGCAGCGAGCCGGTGGGCGGGGACGCGGTCGGTGGGACGCAGCACCCCGAACAGCCCGCTGAACACCAGCACCGAGCGGTTCGCGCGGCGGGTGGCCGCGGCCTTCAACGACGCCAGGTCCAGCGCCTCGTAGAGCACTCCGGTGAACAGCTGGGACGCCGGCAGCGTCGGCGCCGTCGCGAGGTCACGATTGCGGGCCACCTCGCCGATCAGCCCGGGGGAGAGACCGAGGACCTCGGCCGCCGTCGTTTCGTCCCCGGAGCACAGTGCGACCAGGTGGTCCATGACCCGTTGCCGCACCGGGGTGAGTTCCGGGAACGACACGGTGGTCAGGTCGAGCGGGCGGCGTCGACCGTTCGGCTGCGCCTTCCCCTCGGACGGCGGCAGCAGCAGGAGCACAGGCGAGAACCCTACCG from Actinomycetes bacterium includes these protein-coding regions:
- the yaaA gene encoding peroxide stress protein YaaA; translation: MLLLLPPSEGKAQPNGRRRPLDLTTVSFPELTPVRQRVMDHLVALCSGDETTAAEVLGLSPGLIGEVARNRDLATAPTLPASQLFTGVLYEALDLASLKAAATRRANRSVLVFSGLFGVLRPTDRVPAHRLAADVSLPGVGPVASLWRAALDDVMAAAAGRSGLVLDLRSSAYAAMWRPTGEPARRTVSVRVLHERRPGDPTSRVVVSHFNKATKGRLARALLLDGAQPTNRAGVIEMLGGLGFHAEPSGQGRVDVVVEAP